The proteins below come from a single Juglans regia cultivar Chandler chromosome 12, Walnut 2.0, whole genome shotgun sequence genomic window:
- the LOC109003518 gene encoding guanine nucleotide exchange factor subunit RIC1-like isoform X5: MGQIQALHALLLCFKAVSGLKTSSFFLQIFKVQFTEKRIQIGGKQPSGLFLASISLLLSEQVPFAEKDLAVSNFVCDNKHLLVGLSNGSLYSISWKGEFYGSFVLDPHSRDSSKITHPSNSLDNGFTSGGAPRVIIQDHNVSRTAAIIQLELNLPLRSLLVLYSDGQMVLCSVSKKGLKQADSIKAERILGSGDAVCASVASEQQILAVGTRRGVVELYDLAESTPLIHTVSLYDWGYSMEDTGSVSCIAWTPDNSAFAVGWKLRGLTVWSVSGCRLMSTIRQIGLSSVSSPMVKPNQDSKYEPLMGGTSLIEWDEYGYRLYTIEEGSPERIVAFSFGKCCLNRGVSGTTYVRQVIYGADRLLVVQSEDTDELKMLHLNLPVSYMSQNWPVQHVAASKDGMFLAVAGLHGLILHDIRAKKWRVFGDITQEHKIQCKGLLWLGKIVVVCNYIDSSNMYELLFYPRYHLDQSSLLGRKPLLAKPMVMDVYQEYILVTYRPFDVHIFHVKLLGELTPSSTPDLQLSTVRELSIMTAKSHPAAMRFIPDQLPREGIPNDHVSSSSALLLREPARCLILRANGDLSLLDLDDGHERELTDSVELFWVTCGPEEKTNLIEEVSWLDYGHRGMQVWYPSPGVDPFKQEDFMQLDPELEFDREIYPLGLLPNAGVVVGVSQRMSFSACTEFPCFEPTPQAQTILHCLLRHLLQRDKREEALRLAQLSAEKPHFSHCLEWLLFTVFDTEITRQNTNKHHVSAPKYANNSSLLEKTCDLIRSFPEYFDVVVSVARKTDGRHWADLFSAAGRSTELFEECLQRRWYRTAACYILVIAKLEGPAVSQYCALRLLQATLDESLYELAGELVRFLLRSGREYEQASTDSDRSSPRFLGYFLSRTSYRKQSLDKSNSLKEQSAHVAPVKNILENHASYLMSGKELSKLVAFVKGTQFDLVEYLQRERYGCARLENFASGLELIGQKLQMGMLQSRLDAEFLLAHMCSVKFKEWIVVLATLLRRFFWIFSSMICGYGRHIALPCSRIWHFLNTTICLKTWKRNFHQLQIWKRNEGTFGFGIQNADYALLLIEVIRCEDWSPTV; this comes from the exons ATGGGCCAAATTCAAGCTCTACATGCACTCTTGTTGTGCTTCAAAGCGGTGTCGGGGCTTAAG acatcatctttctttcttcaaatttttaagGTTCAGTTTACAGAGAAAAGAATACAGATTGGAGGGAAGCAACCCTCTGGTTTGTTTCTTGCTTCTATATCTCTTCTTCTGAGTGAGCAGGTGCCTTTTGCGGAAAAGGACTTGGCTGT GAGCAATTTTGTATGTGATAATAAGCACTTGCTAGTTGGACTTTCTAATGGATCTTTATATAGCATCTCATGGAAGGGCGAG TTTTATGGGTCATTTGTACTTGATCCCCACTCTCGTGACAGCAGTAAAATCACTCATCCATCAAATTCTCTTGATAATGGTTTCACTTCTGGTGGTGCCCCTAGAGTTATTATCCAGGACCATAATGTCTCAAGGACGGCTGCTATTATTCAATTGGAGCTTAATCTTCCATTGAGGTCGCTATTGGTGTTATATTCTGATGGACAAATGGTGTTGTGTTCAGTAAGTAAGAAAGGATTAAAGCAAGCTGATTCTATTAAAGCTGAAAGAATTTTGGGCTCTGGTGATGCTGTATGTGCTTCAGTAGCTTCCGAACAACAAATCCTTGCTGTTGGTACCAGAAGAGGGGTTGTTGAGTTATATGATCTGGCAGAATCCACACCTCTTATTCATACCGTGTCTTTGTATGACTGGGG ATATTCAATGGAGGATACTGGCTCTGTCAGTTGTATTGCATGGACACCTGATAATTCAGCTTTTGCAGTTGGGTGGAAGTTAAGAGGACTTACTGTCTGGTCTGTTTCTGGGTGCCGTTTGATGTCAACAATCCGTCAAATTGGTTTAAGTTCTGTATCTTCTCCAATGGTTAAGCCAAACCAGGATAGTAAGTATGAACCTTTAATGGGGGGCACCTCACTGATAGAGTGGGATGAATATGGATATAGGCTTTATACCATCGAGGAAGGATCTCCGGAGAGAATTGttgcattttcttttggaaaatgTTGCCTAAACAGAGGAGTTTCAGGCACGACATATGTCCGTCAAGTGATTTATGGTGCAGATCGATTGCTTGTTGTGCAGTCCGAGGATACTGATGAACTTAAAATGCTACATCTTAACCTTCCA GTTTCGTACATGTCCCAAAATTGGCCAGTTCAACATGTGGCTGCTAGCAAGGATGGAATGTTCTTAGCAGTTGCCGGTCTCCATGGGTTAATCTTACATGATATAAGGGCAAAAAAGTGGCGAGTCTTTGGAGATATTACTCAGGAACATAAGATTCAGTGCAAAGGTTTGTTATGGCTGGGGAAGATCGTTGTTGTCTGCAACTACATTGATTCTTCTAACAT GTATGAATTGCTTTTTTATCCTAGATATCACCTTGATCAAAGCTCACTGCTTGGTAGGAAACCATTGCTTGCCAAACCAATGGTGATGGATGTCTATCAAGAGTACATTCTTGTTACGTATCGACCGTTTGATGTCCACATATTCCATGTGAAGTTATTAGGTGAATTGACACCGTCTAGCACCCCAGATTTACAG CTTTCTACAGTACGGGAACTCTCAATCATGACTGCAAAGAGCCATCCTGCTGCCATGCGTTTTATCCCAGATCAGCTTCCAAGAGAGGGCATCCCAAACGATCATGTTTCTTCCTCTTCGGCTCTGTTACTTAGAGAGCCTGCGAG ATGTCTGATACTGAGGGCGAATGGGGACCTTTCACTTCTTGACTTGGATGATGGACACGAAAGAGAGCTCACTGACTCTGTTGAATTATTTTGGGTCACTTGTGGTCCAGAGGAGAAAACAAATCTAATAGAGGAAGTTTCATGGTTGGATTATGGTCACCGAGGAATGCAG GTTTGGTATCCATCTCCTGGTGTTGACCCTTTTAAACAGGAGGATTTCATGCAG TTGGATCCGGAGCTGGAATTTGATCGTGAGATATACCCACTGGGGCTTCTTCCAAATGCTGGTGTTGTTGTTGGTGTTTCCCAGAGGATGTCATTTTCAGCATGCACAGAGTTTCCATGTTTTGAGCCTACTCCTCAAGCTCAAACTATACTTCATTGCCTACTTCGACACCTTCTTCAG AGGGACAAAAGGGAAGAGGCTTTACGGTTGGCGCAATTATCTGCAGAAAAACCTCATTTTTCGCATTGTCTGGAATGGCTTCTTTTTACAGTATTTGATACAGAAATAACCAG GCAAAACACAAACAAGCACCACGTTTCAGCCCCTAAATATGCTAACAACTCATCTCTTCTGGAGAAGACCTGTGATTTGATCAGAAGTTTCCCAGAGTATTTTGATGTGGTTGTCAGTGTTGCAAGAAAAACCGATGGTCGACATTGGGCAGATTTGTTTTCTGCTGCTGGAAGATCAACAGA gttGTTTGAGGAATGCCTCCAGCGGAGATGGTATCGAACTGCTGCTTGTTATATACTT GTAATTGCTAAACTTGAAGGTCCCGCCGTCAGTCAGTACTGTGCTTTACGTTTATTACAG GCAACGCTTGATGAATCATTATATGAGCTTGCTGGGGAGCTG gTGAGGTTCTTGTTGAGATCTGGAAGGGAGTATGAACAGGCATCCACAGATTCAGACAGATCATCTCCTAGATTCTTGGGCTATTTTCTATCCCGTACAAGTTACCGGAAGCAGTCCTTGGATAAAAG CAACTCATTGAAAGAGCAAAGTGCTCATGTTGCTCCTGTTAAGAATATCTTAGAAAACCATGCTAGTTATTTAATGTCAGGGAAAGAACTTTCCAAGCTTGTTGCATTTGTAAAAGGCACCCAGTTTGATTTGGTG GAGTATCTTCAAAGAGAAAGATATGGATGTGCTCGCTTGGAGAACTTTGCTTCAGGGCTTGAACTGATTGGGCAAAAG CTTCAAATGGGGATGTTACAAAGCCGGTTGGATGCAGAATTCCTCTTGGCTCATATGTGCTCCGTCAAGTTCAAAGAGTGGATTGTTGTATTGGCTACCCTTCTACGAAG GTTCTTTTGGATCTTTTCCAGCATGATATGCGGTTATGGAAGGCATATAGCATTACCCTGCAG TCGCATCTGGCATTTTCTGAATACCACGATCTGCTTGAAGACTTGGAAGAGAAACTTTCATCAGTTGCAAATTTGGAAGAGAAATGAAGGCACATTTGGATTTGGAATCCAGAATGCTGACTATGCATTGTTGCTAATTGAAGTAATTCGTTGTGAAGATTGGTCGCCTACCGTGTAA
- the LOC109003518 gene encoding guanine nucleotide exchange factor subunit RIC1-like isoform X6: MYMAYGWPQVIPLEPGLCPSSQRIIYLKVINRLLLVVSPSHLELWSSSQHKVRLGKYKRDSDSLQREGENLQAVWSPDAKLVAVLTSSFFLQIFKVQFTEKRIQIGGKQPSGLFLASISLLLSEQVPFAEKDLAVSNFVCDNKHLLVGLSNGSLYSISWKGEFYGSFVLDPHSRDSSKITHPSNSLDNGFTSGGAPRVIIQDHNVSRTAAIIQLELNLPLRSLLVLYSDGQMVLCSVSKKGLKQADSIKAERILGSGDAVCASVASEQQILAVGTRRGVVELYDLAESTPLIHTVSLYDWGYSMEDTGSVSCIAWTPDNSAFAVGWKLRGLTVWSVSGCRLMSTIRQIGLSSVSSPMVKPNQDSKYEPLMGGTSLIEWDEYGYRLYTIEEGSPERIVAFSFGKCCLNRGVSGTTYVRQVIYGADRLLVVQSEDTDELKMLHLNLPVSYMSQNWPVQHVAASKDGMFLAVAGLHGLILHDIRAKKWRVFGDITQEHKIQCKGLLWLGKIVVVCNYIDSSNMYELLFYPRYHLDQSSLLGRKPLLAKPMVMDVYQEYILVTYRPFDVHIFHVKLLGELTPSSTPDLQLSTVRELSIMTAKSHPAAMRFIPDQLPREGIPNDHVSSSSALLLREPARCLILRANGDLSLLDLDDGHERELTDSVELFWVTCGPEEKTNLIEEVSWLDYGHRGMQVWYPSPGVDPFKQEDFMQLDPELEFDREIYPLGLLPNAGVVVGVSQRMSFSACTEFPCFEPTPQAQTILHCLLRHLLQRDKREEALRLAQLSAEKPHFSHCLEWLLFTVFDTEITRQNTNKHHVSAPKYANNSSLLEKTCDLIRSFPEYFDVVVSVARKTDGRHWADLFSAAGRSTEFSVSLHFLFLVIFRPFNIFTSCLKCIGIIYVRN; encoded by the exons ATGTATATGGCATATGGCTGGCCCCAGGTGATCCCACTGGAACCAGGGCTCTGTCCCTCTTCCCAGCGGATCATCTACCTCAAGGTCATCAATCGCCTATTGCTAGTCGTCTCCCCCTCTCATTTAGAGCTCTGGAGCTCTTCCCAG CACAAAGTAAGATTGGGGAAGTACAAGAGGGATTCGGATTCGCTGCAGCGGGAGGGAGAGAATTTACAGGCTGTTTGGAGCCCTGATGCTAAATTAGTCGCTGTTCTT acatcatctttctttcttcaaatttttaagGTTCAGTTTACAGAGAAAAGAATACAGATTGGAGGGAAGCAACCCTCTGGTTTGTTTCTTGCTTCTATATCTCTTCTTCTGAGTGAGCAGGTGCCTTTTGCGGAAAAGGACTTGGCTGT GAGCAATTTTGTATGTGATAATAAGCACTTGCTAGTTGGACTTTCTAATGGATCTTTATATAGCATCTCATGGAAGGGCGAG TTTTATGGGTCATTTGTACTTGATCCCCACTCTCGTGACAGCAGTAAAATCACTCATCCATCAAATTCTCTTGATAATGGTTTCACTTCTGGTGGTGCCCCTAGAGTTATTATCCAGGACCATAATGTCTCAAGGACGGCTGCTATTATTCAATTGGAGCTTAATCTTCCATTGAGGTCGCTATTGGTGTTATATTCTGATGGACAAATGGTGTTGTGTTCAGTAAGTAAGAAAGGATTAAAGCAAGCTGATTCTATTAAAGCTGAAAGAATTTTGGGCTCTGGTGATGCTGTATGTGCTTCAGTAGCTTCCGAACAACAAATCCTTGCTGTTGGTACCAGAAGAGGGGTTGTTGAGTTATATGATCTGGCAGAATCCACACCTCTTATTCATACCGTGTCTTTGTATGACTGGGG ATATTCAATGGAGGATACTGGCTCTGTCAGTTGTATTGCATGGACACCTGATAATTCAGCTTTTGCAGTTGGGTGGAAGTTAAGAGGACTTACTGTCTGGTCTGTTTCTGGGTGCCGTTTGATGTCAACAATCCGTCAAATTGGTTTAAGTTCTGTATCTTCTCCAATGGTTAAGCCAAACCAGGATAGTAAGTATGAACCTTTAATGGGGGGCACCTCACTGATAGAGTGGGATGAATATGGATATAGGCTTTATACCATCGAGGAAGGATCTCCGGAGAGAATTGttgcattttcttttggaaaatgTTGCCTAAACAGAGGAGTTTCAGGCACGACATATGTCCGTCAAGTGATTTATGGTGCAGATCGATTGCTTGTTGTGCAGTCCGAGGATACTGATGAACTTAAAATGCTACATCTTAACCTTCCA GTTTCGTACATGTCCCAAAATTGGCCAGTTCAACATGTGGCTGCTAGCAAGGATGGAATGTTCTTAGCAGTTGCCGGTCTCCATGGGTTAATCTTACATGATATAAGGGCAAAAAAGTGGCGAGTCTTTGGAGATATTACTCAGGAACATAAGATTCAGTGCAAAGGTTTGTTATGGCTGGGGAAGATCGTTGTTGTCTGCAACTACATTGATTCTTCTAACAT GTATGAATTGCTTTTTTATCCTAGATATCACCTTGATCAAAGCTCACTGCTTGGTAGGAAACCATTGCTTGCCAAACCAATGGTGATGGATGTCTATCAAGAGTACATTCTTGTTACGTATCGACCGTTTGATGTCCACATATTCCATGTGAAGTTATTAGGTGAATTGACACCGTCTAGCACCCCAGATTTACAG CTTTCTACAGTACGGGAACTCTCAATCATGACTGCAAAGAGCCATCCTGCTGCCATGCGTTTTATCCCAGATCAGCTTCCAAGAGAGGGCATCCCAAACGATCATGTTTCTTCCTCTTCGGCTCTGTTACTTAGAGAGCCTGCGAG ATGTCTGATACTGAGGGCGAATGGGGACCTTTCACTTCTTGACTTGGATGATGGACACGAAAGAGAGCTCACTGACTCTGTTGAATTATTTTGGGTCACTTGTGGTCCAGAGGAGAAAACAAATCTAATAGAGGAAGTTTCATGGTTGGATTATGGTCACCGAGGAATGCAG GTTTGGTATCCATCTCCTGGTGTTGACCCTTTTAAACAGGAGGATTTCATGCAG TTGGATCCGGAGCTGGAATTTGATCGTGAGATATACCCACTGGGGCTTCTTCCAAATGCTGGTGTTGTTGTTGGTGTTTCCCAGAGGATGTCATTTTCAGCATGCACAGAGTTTCCATGTTTTGAGCCTACTCCTCAAGCTCAAACTATACTTCATTGCCTACTTCGACACCTTCTTCAG AGGGACAAAAGGGAAGAGGCTTTACGGTTGGCGCAATTATCTGCAGAAAAACCTCATTTTTCGCATTGTCTGGAATGGCTTCTTTTTACAGTATTTGATACAGAAATAACCAG GCAAAACACAAACAAGCACCACGTTTCAGCCCCTAAATATGCTAACAACTCATCTCTTCTGGAGAAGACCTGTGATTTGATCAGAAGTTTCCCAGAGTATTTTGATGTGGTTGTCAGTGTTGCAAGAAAAACCGATGGTCGACATTGGGCAGATTTGTTTTCTGCTGCTGGAAGATCAACAGAGTTCAGTGTTTCacttcactttttatttttagtcatttttcgtccatttaatatttttacctCATGTTTGAAGTGTATAGGAATCATCTATGTTAGGAACTAA
- the LOC109003518 gene encoding guanine nucleotide exchange factor subunit RIC1-like isoform X3, with protein sequence MYMAYGWPQVIPLEPGLCPSSQRIIYLKVINRLLLVVSPSHLELWSSSQHKVRLGKYKRDSDSLQREGENLQAVWSPDAKLVAVLTSSFFLQIFKVQFTEKRIQIGGKQPSGLFLASISLLLSEQVPFAEKDLAVSNFVCDNKHLLVGLSNGSLYSISWKGEFYGSFVLDPHSRDSSKITHPSNSLDNGFTSGGAPRVIIQDHNVSRTAAIIQLELNLPLRSLLVLYSDGQMVLCSVSKKGLKQADSIKAERILGSGDAVCASVASEQQILAVGTRRGVVELYDLAESTPLIHTVSLYDWGYSMEDTGSVSCIAWTPDNSAFAVGWKLRGLTVWSVSGCRLMSTIRQIGLSSVSSPMVKPNQDSKYEPLMGGTSLIEWDEYGYRLYTIEEGSPERIVAFSFGKCCLNRGVSGTTYVRQVIYGADRLLVVQSEDTDELKMLHLNLPVSYMSQNWPVQHVAASKDGMFLAVAGLHGLILHDIRAKKWRVFGDITQEHKIQCKGLLWLGKIVVVCNYIDSSNMYELLFYPRYHLDQSSLLGRKPLLAKPMVMDVYQEYILVTYRPFDVHIFHVKLLGELTPSSTPDLQLSTVRELSIMTAKSHPAAMRFIPDQLPREGIPNDHVSSSSALLLREPARCLILRANGDLSLLDLDDGHERELTDSVELFWVTCGPEEKTNLIEEVSWLDYGHRGMQVWYPSPGVDPFKQEDFMQLDPELEFDREIYPLGLLPNAGVVVGVSQRMSFSACTEFPCFEPTPQAQTILHCLLRHLLQRDKREEALRLAQLSAEKPHFSHCLEWLLFTVFDTEITRQNTNKHHVSAPKYANNSSLLEKTCDLIRSFPEYFDVVVSVARKTDGRHWADLFSAAGRSTELFEECLQRRWYRTAACYILVIAKLEGPAVSQYCALRLLQATLDESLYELAGELVRFLLRSGREYEQASTDSDRSSPRFLGYFLSRTSYRKQSLDKSNSLKEQSAHVAPVKNILENHASYLMSGKELSKLVAFVKGTQFDLVEYLQRERYGCARLENFASGLELIGQKLQMGMLQSRLDAEFLLAHMCSVKFKEWIVVLATLLRRSEVLLDLFQHDMRLWKAYSITLQSHLAFSEYHDLLEDLEEKLSSVANLEEK encoded by the exons ATGTATATGGCATATGGCTGGCCCCAGGTGATCCCACTGGAACCAGGGCTCTGTCCCTCTTCCCAGCGGATCATCTACCTCAAGGTCATCAATCGCCTATTGCTAGTCGTCTCCCCCTCTCATTTAGAGCTCTGGAGCTCTTCCCAG CACAAAGTAAGATTGGGGAAGTACAAGAGGGATTCGGATTCGCTGCAGCGGGAGGGAGAGAATTTACAGGCTGTTTGGAGCCCTGATGCTAAATTAGTCGCTGTTCTT acatcatctttctttcttcaaatttttaagGTTCAGTTTACAGAGAAAAGAATACAGATTGGAGGGAAGCAACCCTCTGGTTTGTTTCTTGCTTCTATATCTCTTCTTCTGAGTGAGCAGGTGCCTTTTGCGGAAAAGGACTTGGCTGT GAGCAATTTTGTATGTGATAATAAGCACTTGCTAGTTGGACTTTCTAATGGATCTTTATATAGCATCTCATGGAAGGGCGAG TTTTATGGGTCATTTGTACTTGATCCCCACTCTCGTGACAGCAGTAAAATCACTCATCCATCAAATTCTCTTGATAATGGTTTCACTTCTGGTGGTGCCCCTAGAGTTATTATCCAGGACCATAATGTCTCAAGGACGGCTGCTATTATTCAATTGGAGCTTAATCTTCCATTGAGGTCGCTATTGGTGTTATATTCTGATGGACAAATGGTGTTGTGTTCAGTAAGTAAGAAAGGATTAAAGCAAGCTGATTCTATTAAAGCTGAAAGAATTTTGGGCTCTGGTGATGCTGTATGTGCTTCAGTAGCTTCCGAACAACAAATCCTTGCTGTTGGTACCAGAAGAGGGGTTGTTGAGTTATATGATCTGGCAGAATCCACACCTCTTATTCATACCGTGTCTTTGTATGACTGGGG ATATTCAATGGAGGATACTGGCTCTGTCAGTTGTATTGCATGGACACCTGATAATTCAGCTTTTGCAGTTGGGTGGAAGTTAAGAGGACTTACTGTCTGGTCTGTTTCTGGGTGCCGTTTGATGTCAACAATCCGTCAAATTGGTTTAAGTTCTGTATCTTCTCCAATGGTTAAGCCAAACCAGGATAGTAAGTATGAACCTTTAATGGGGGGCACCTCACTGATAGAGTGGGATGAATATGGATATAGGCTTTATACCATCGAGGAAGGATCTCCGGAGAGAATTGttgcattttcttttggaaaatgTTGCCTAAACAGAGGAGTTTCAGGCACGACATATGTCCGTCAAGTGATTTATGGTGCAGATCGATTGCTTGTTGTGCAGTCCGAGGATACTGATGAACTTAAAATGCTACATCTTAACCTTCCA GTTTCGTACATGTCCCAAAATTGGCCAGTTCAACATGTGGCTGCTAGCAAGGATGGAATGTTCTTAGCAGTTGCCGGTCTCCATGGGTTAATCTTACATGATATAAGGGCAAAAAAGTGGCGAGTCTTTGGAGATATTACTCAGGAACATAAGATTCAGTGCAAAGGTTTGTTATGGCTGGGGAAGATCGTTGTTGTCTGCAACTACATTGATTCTTCTAACAT GTATGAATTGCTTTTTTATCCTAGATATCACCTTGATCAAAGCTCACTGCTTGGTAGGAAACCATTGCTTGCCAAACCAATGGTGATGGATGTCTATCAAGAGTACATTCTTGTTACGTATCGACCGTTTGATGTCCACATATTCCATGTGAAGTTATTAGGTGAATTGACACCGTCTAGCACCCCAGATTTACAG CTTTCTACAGTACGGGAACTCTCAATCATGACTGCAAAGAGCCATCCTGCTGCCATGCGTTTTATCCCAGATCAGCTTCCAAGAGAGGGCATCCCAAACGATCATGTTTCTTCCTCTTCGGCTCTGTTACTTAGAGAGCCTGCGAG ATGTCTGATACTGAGGGCGAATGGGGACCTTTCACTTCTTGACTTGGATGATGGACACGAAAGAGAGCTCACTGACTCTGTTGAATTATTTTGGGTCACTTGTGGTCCAGAGGAGAAAACAAATCTAATAGAGGAAGTTTCATGGTTGGATTATGGTCACCGAGGAATGCAG GTTTGGTATCCATCTCCTGGTGTTGACCCTTTTAAACAGGAGGATTTCATGCAG TTGGATCCGGAGCTGGAATTTGATCGTGAGATATACCCACTGGGGCTTCTTCCAAATGCTGGTGTTGTTGTTGGTGTTTCCCAGAGGATGTCATTTTCAGCATGCACAGAGTTTCCATGTTTTGAGCCTACTCCTCAAGCTCAAACTATACTTCATTGCCTACTTCGACACCTTCTTCAG AGGGACAAAAGGGAAGAGGCTTTACGGTTGGCGCAATTATCTGCAGAAAAACCTCATTTTTCGCATTGTCTGGAATGGCTTCTTTTTACAGTATTTGATACAGAAATAACCAG GCAAAACACAAACAAGCACCACGTTTCAGCCCCTAAATATGCTAACAACTCATCTCTTCTGGAGAAGACCTGTGATTTGATCAGAAGTTTCCCAGAGTATTTTGATGTGGTTGTCAGTGTTGCAAGAAAAACCGATGGTCGACATTGGGCAGATTTGTTTTCTGCTGCTGGAAGATCAACAGA gttGTTTGAGGAATGCCTCCAGCGGAGATGGTATCGAACTGCTGCTTGTTATATACTT GTAATTGCTAAACTTGAAGGTCCCGCCGTCAGTCAGTACTGTGCTTTACGTTTATTACAG GCAACGCTTGATGAATCATTATATGAGCTTGCTGGGGAGCTG gTGAGGTTCTTGTTGAGATCTGGAAGGGAGTATGAACAGGCATCCACAGATTCAGACAGATCATCTCCTAGATTCTTGGGCTATTTTCTATCCCGTACAAGTTACCGGAAGCAGTCCTTGGATAAAAG CAACTCATTGAAAGAGCAAAGTGCTCATGTTGCTCCTGTTAAGAATATCTTAGAAAACCATGCTAGTTATTTAATGTCAGGGAAAGAACTTTCCAAGCTTGTTGCATTTGTAAAAGGCACCCAGTTTGATTTGGTG GAGTATCTTCAAAGAGAAAGATATGGATGTGCTCGCTTGGAGAACTTTGCTTCAGGGCTTGAACTGATTGGGCAAAAG CTTCAAATGGGGATGTTACAAAGCCGGTTGGATGCAGAATTCCTCTTGGCTCATATGTGCTCCGTCAAGTTCAAAGAGTGGATTGTTGTATTGGCTACCCTTCTACGAAGGTCTGAG GTTCTTTTGGATCTTTTCCAGCATGATATGCGGTTATGGAAGGCATATAGCATTACCCTGCAG TCGCATCTGGCATTTTCTGAATACCACGATCTGCTTGAAGACTTGGAAGAGAAACTTTCATCAGTTGCAAATTTGGAAGAGAAATGA